AAGTTTGCTATAAATAAATACCACAAGTGATTTATTAAACAACATAATCCATATAAAAAAAATGCGCTAAGAGATAATGCAAGAAATGGAATGCTAAATTCTTTAGAAGACTTTATTCTTAATGTTTTGATTATTTGTGGGATAGTTTCAACGGTCCACAAAACGCCTGCTAATAAGAATAACCACCATAATGTTAAATTTGTATCATAAATTCTGTCCATTTCTAAACTCCATATTTAGTATCATT
The sequence above is a segment of the bacterium genome. Coding sequences within it:
- a CDS encoding PQ-loop repeat-containing protein, with amino-acid sequence MDRIYDTNLTLWWLFLLAGVLWTVETIPQIIKTLRIKSSKEFSIPFLALSLSAFFLYGLCCLINHLWYLFIANLIPALFHTILFILIILYRKGSNDL